Proteins from one Mycobacterium sp. SMC-2 genomic window:
- a CDS encoding ATPase, whose amino-acid sequence MTVMADRTVRGGQERSRLKTLTQAALNADKTVEQVEDVLDGLSTTMKELNTSLSALNATVERMESGLDHLDGTLSRLDDLARRLIVLVEPIEAIVGRIDGMVKVGETMMTPVAMTEHAVRGVLDRLRNRTAE is encoded by the coding sequence ATGACGGTCATGGCAGACAGAACCGTGCGCGGAGGGCAGGAGCGAAGCCGGCTCAAAACCCTCACCCAGGCCGCGTTGAACGCCGACAAGACGGTGGAGCAGGTCGAAGACGTCCTCGACGGCCTGAGCACGACCATGAAAGAGCTGAACACGTCCCTTTCAGCCCTGAACGCCACGGTCGAGCGCATGGAAAGCGGCCTGGACCACCTCGACGGCACCCTGTCGCGGCTCGACGATCTGGCCAGGCGGCTGATCGTCCTGGTCGAGCCCATCGAGGCGATCGTCGGGCGGATCGACGGCATGGTGAAGGTGGGCGAGACGATGATGACGCCGGTCGCGATGACCGAGCACGCCGTGCGCGGCGTTCTGGACCGGCTGCGCAACCGGACGGCGGAGTGA
- a CDS encoding phosphoglycerate kinase: MAVPTLEDLLAEGVSGRAVLVRSDLNVPLDDGAITDPGRITASVPTLQALVDAGAKVVVTAHLGRPENGPDPKLSLAPVAAALGERLGRHVQLAGDVVGGDALARAEGLTDGDVLLLENIRFDPRETSKDDGERLALARELAELVSPGGAFVSDGFGVVHRKQASVYDVATLLPHYAGTLVADEIRVLEQLTSSTTRPYAVVLGGSKVSDKLGVIESLATKADSIVIGGGMCFTFLAAQGFSVGKSLLETEMVDTCRRLLDTYVDVLRLPVDVVVAEQFAADSPSQTVAADAIGDNMIGLDIGPGSVKRFAALLSNARTVFWNGPMGVFEFPAFAAGTRGVAEAIAAATGKGAFSVVGGGDSAAAVRALGIPEGDFSHISTGGGASLEYLEGKTLPGIEVLGRPQPSGGDA, translated from the coding sequence GTGGCCGTTCCGACACTCGAAGACCTGCTGGCCGAGGGGGTTTCGGGGCGGGCCGTGCTGGTGCGCTCCGATCTGAACGTGCCGCTCGACGACGGCGCCATCACCGACCCGGGCCGGATCACCGCGTCGGTGCCGACGTTGCAGGCGCTCGTCGACGCCGGCGCGAAGGTGGTGGTGACCGCGCACCTCGGCCGGCCCGAGAACGGGCCCGACCCGAAGTTGTCGCTCGCGCCGGTCGCGGCGGCGCTCGGTGAGCGACTGGGCCGGCACGTGCAGCTGGCCGGTGACGTCGTCGGCGGTGACGCGCTGGCCCGGGCCGAAGGCCTCACGGACGGCGACGTGTTGCTGCTGGAGAACATTCGCTTCGACCCGCGGGAAACCAGCAAGGACGACGGCGAGCGCCTCGCGCTCGCCCGTGAACTCGCCGAATTAGTCTCGCCCGGAGGGGCTTTCGTCTCCGACGGCTTCGGGGTGGTGCACCGCAAGCAGGCCTCGGTGTACGACGTGGCCACGTTGCTGCCGCACTACGCCGGCACGCTGGTGGCCGACGAGATCCGGGTGCTGGAGCAATTGACCAGTTCGACCACCCGTCCCTACGCGGTGGTGCTCGGCGGGTCGAAGGTGTCCGACAAGCTCGGCGTCATCGAATCGCTGGCGACCAAGGCCGACAGCATCGTGATCGGCGGCGGGATGTGTTTCACCTTCCTTGCCGCGCAAGGATTTTCGGTGGGCAAATCGCTGCTGGAAACCGAGATGGTGGACACCTGCCGCCGGCTGCTGGACACCTACGTCGACGTGTTGCGACTTCCGGTGGACGTCGTGGTGGCCGAGCAGTTCGCCGCCGACTCGCCGTCGCAGACAGTGGCCGCCGACGCCATCGGAGACAACATGATCGGGCTGGACATCGGGCCGGGATCGGTCAAACGCTTTGCGGCGCTGCTGTCCAACGCCCGGACCGTCTTCTGGAACGGCCCGATGGGCGTGTTCGAGTTCCCCGCGTTCGCCGCGGGCACCCGCGGTGTCGCCGAGGCCATCGCCGCGGCCACCGGCAAGGGTGCGTTCAGCGTGGTGGGTGGCGGCGACTCCGCGGCCGCGGTGCGTGCGCTGGGCATCCCGGAGGGCGACTTCTCGCACATCTCCACCGGCGGGGGCGCGTCGCTGGAATACCTCGAGGGCAAGACGCTGCCGGGCATCGAGGTGCTGGGCCGTCCGCAACCAAGTGGAGGAGACGCGTGA
- the opcA gene encoding glucose-6-phosphate dehydrogenase assembly protein OpcA encodes MIIDMPDTTTTAVNKKLDELRERVGAVTMGRVLTLIIAPDSEAILEESLEAANDASHEHPSRIIVTMRGDPYADKPRLDAQLRAGGDTGASEVVILNLSGALAGHASSVVTPFLLPDIPVVAWWPDIAPAVPAQDPLGRLAIRRITDATNGTDPLSAIKSRLRGYTAGDTDLAWARITYWRALLTSAVDLAPHEPIESALVSGLKTEPALDILAGWLASRIDGPVRRAVGELKVELVRKSETIVLSRPQEGRTATLSRTAKPEALLPLARRETGECLAEDLRRLDPDEIYQTALEGIEKVQYV; translated from the coding sequence ATGATTATCGACATGCCGGACACCACCACCACCGCGGTCAACAAGAAGCTCGACGAACTGCGGGAGAGGGTCGGCGCCGTGACGATGGGCCGGGTGCTCACGCTGATCATCGCGCCGGACAGCGAGGCCATCCTGGAGGAGTCGCTCGAAGCGGCCAACGACGCCAGCCACGAGCATCCCAGCCGGATCATCGTCACGATGCGGGGCGACCCGTACGCCGACAAACCGCGCCTGGATGCGCAGTTGCGCGCGGGCGGCGACACCGGCGCCAGCGAGGTGGTGATCCTGAACCTGTCGGGGGCGCTGGCCGGGCACGCCTCCAGCGTCGTGACCCCGTTCCTGCTGCCCGACATCCCGGTGGTGGCGTGGTGGCCTGACATCGCCCCGGCCGTCCCGGCGCAAGACCCGTTGGGCAGGCTGGCGATTCGGCGCATCACCGACGCCACCAACGGAACCGACCCGCTGTCGGCCATCAAGAGCCGGCTGCGCGGGTACACCGCCGGCGACACCGACCTGGCCTGGGCCCGCATCACCTACTGGCGGGCGCTGCTGACCTCCGCGGTCGACCTGGCGCCCCACGAACCGATCGAGTCGGCCCTGGTGTCCGGCTTGAAAACCGAACCGGCGCTTGACATCCTGGCGGGCTGGCTGGCCAGCCGCATCGATGGCCCGGTGCGCCGGGCGGTCGGCGAACTCAAGGTGGAACTCGTACGCAAGAGCGAGACCATCGTCTTGAGCCGGCCCCAAGAGGGCAGGACGGCGACACTGAGCCGCACCGCCAAGCCGGAGGCGCTGCTTCCCTTGGCGCGCAGGGAAACCGGCGAATGCCTGGCCGAGGACCTGCGGCGGCTGGACCCCGACGAGATTTATCAGACAGCGCTGGAAGGCATTGAGAAAGTGCAGTACGTGTGA
- a CDS encoding DUF4239 domain-containing protein: protein MRGSGPPLWQLLVLVVVAAIALALGGIWVAKRTLRTVDPLHNPSVSPFIAIVALVYGALLGFTVVVSWQQFSAAEAIAANEASALTTMYRQTVAMPEPERTQLQQLLRQYATAVADSGRKPSNGGNDGARAAITNMYRIVGRQPPGVASSPINAEFVGQLTVLASDRTQRIIDTRPRIPPLLWLGLVFGGTVLVAFTGFLRLGSTIGHALVSSAIAVLLGLLLSIVFSLDHPLSTDPGITSAPFRHAMEVFDAVDRGT from the coding sequence ATGCGCGGATCCGGACCACCTCTGTGGCAACTTCTGGTTCTGGTCGTCGTCGCCGCCATCGCGCTCGCGCTCGGCGGCATTTGGGTGGCAAAACGCACCCTGCGGACCGTCGATCCCTTGCACAACCCGTCGGTGTCACCGTTCATCGCCATTGTCGCGCTGGTATACGGGGCTCTGCTCGGATTCACCGTGGTCGTCTCCTGGCAACAGTTCTCCGCGGCCGAGGCGATTGCCGCCAACGAGGCCTCGGCGCTGACGACGATGTACCGGCAGACCGTCGCCATGCCAGAACCGGAGCGGACGCAGCTTCAACAGCTGCTGCGCCAGTACGCGACCGCGGTCGCGGATTCCGGACGGAAGCCAAGCAATGGCGGCAACGACGGCGCCCGAGCCGCAATCACCAACATGTACCGCATCGTCGGTCGTCAGCCGCCTGGCGTCGCGTCTAGCCCGATCAATGCCGAGTTCGTCGGCCAGTTGACCGTGTTGGCGTCCGACCGCACCCAGCGCATCATCGACACCAGGCCGCGCATACCGCCGTTGCTATGGCTGGGGCTGGTGTTCGGTGGGACCGTGTTGGTAGCGTTCACCGGTTTTCTGCGCCTGGGCAGCACCATCGGTCACGCGCTCGTTTCCAGCGCGATTGCAGTCCTTCTCGGCCTGCTGCTGTCCATCGTATTCTCGCTGGACCATCCGCTCTCCACGGACCCGGGAATCACCTCGGCGCCGTTTCGGCATGCGATGGAGGTTTTCGACGCCGTCGACCGTGGGACCTAG
- the tpiA gene encoding triose-phosphate isomerase translates to MSRKPLIAGNWKMNLNHFEAIALVQKIAFALPDKYYDKVDVTVLPPFTDLRSVQTLVDGDKLRLTYGGQDLSQHDSGAYTGDISGAFLAKLGCSFVVVGHSERRTYHNEDDALVAAKAAAALKHELTPIVCIGENLEVREAGGHVSHCEEQLRGSLAGLSAEQLDKVVVAYEPVWAIGTGRVASASDAQEVCAAIRATLASLASSKVAEGVRVLYGGSVNAKNIGDIIAREDIDGALVGGASLDGEQFATLAAIAAGGPLP, encoded by the coding sequence GTGAGCCGCAAGCCACTGATCGCCGGCAACTGGAAGATGAATCTCAACCACTTCGAGGCGATCGCGCTGGTGCAGAAGATTGCGTTCGCGCTGCCGGACAAGTACTACGACAAGGTCGACGTCACGGTCTTGCCGCCGTTCACCGACCTGCGCAGCGTGCAGACCCTGGTCGACGGCGACAAGCTGCGGCTGACGTACGGCGGCCAGGACCTGTCCCAGCACGACTCCGGCGCCTACACCGGTGACATCAGCGGGGCGTTCCTGGCCAAGCTCGGCTGCAGCTTCGTCGTGGTCGGCCACTCCGAGCGGCGCACCTACCACAACGAGGACGACGCGCTGGTGGCCGCCAAGGCCGCCGCGGCGCTCAAGCACGAGCTGACGCCCATCGTGTGCATCGGTGAAAACCTGGAGGTACGTGAGGCCGGCGGGCACGTCAGCCACTGCGAGGAGCAGCTGCGCGGCTCGCTGGCCGGCCTGTCGGCCGAACAGCTGGACAAGGTCGTCGTCGCCTACGAGCCGGTCTGGGCGATCGGAACCGGACGGGTGGCCAGCGCGTCCGATGCTCAGGAGGTGTGCGCCGCGATCCGCGCGACGTTGGCGTCTCTCGCCTCGTCGAAGGTTGCCGAGGGCGTGCGGGTGCTCTACGGCGGCTCGGTGAACGCCAAGAACATCGGCGACATCATCGCCCGCGAGGACATCGACGGGGCGCTGGTCGGTGGGGCGTCTCTGGACGGTGAGCAGTTCGCGACGCTGGCGGCCATCGCCGCCGGCGGGCCGCTGCCGTAA
- the ppc gene encoding phosphoenolpyruvate carboxylase yields MVDVSDIALEPIGAVQRTLVGREATEPMRADIRLLGAILGDTVREQNGDEVFDLVERARVESFRVRRSEIDRADLARMFFRIDIHQALPVIRAFSHFALLANVAEDIHRERRRAIHVAAGEPPQDSSLAATYAKLDGAELDSATVSDALRDALISPVITAHPTETRRRTVFVTQHRITQLMRLHAEGHTETDDGRNVERELRRQVLTLWQTALLRLSRLQITDEIEVGLRYYPAAFFQVIPQVNAEVRDALRARWPDTDLLAAPILRPGSWIGGDRDGNPNVTGDVVREATGSAAFTALSHYLAELTALEQDLSMSARLVAVTPGLAELAEGCQEKARADEPYRRAVRVIRARLTATAAEILDRQPQNELNLGLTRYSDPAELQADLDTIDQSLRTHGSALLADDRLALLREGVSVFGFHLSGLDLRQNSDVHEEVVGELLAWAGVHPDYGSLPEDERVELLVGELATRRPLVGDRVLGVPPACGGLSDLARKELEVVSAAAHAVGRYGAAAVPNYVISMCRSVSDVLEVAILLKEAGLLDASGPEPYCPVAISPLFETIEDLHNGAAILQAMLELPLYRAVVDAQGGRHEVMLGYSDSNKDGGYLASSWAVYRAELALVEVARKAGIRLRLFHGRGGTVGRGGGPSYQAILAQPPGAVNGSLRLTEQGEVIAAKYAEPQAARRNLESLVAATLESTLLDVEGLGDAAEPAYAVLDEVAGLAQRAYTELVHDTPGFVEYFMASTPVSEIGSLNIGSRPTSRKPTSSIADLRAIPWVLAWSQSRVMLPGWYGTGSAFEQWIAAGPESEDERVAVLHGLYERWPFFASVLSNMAQVLAKSDLGLAARYAELVDDEELRRRVFDKIVDEHRRTIAMHKLITGQDDLLADNPALARSVFNRFPYLEPLNHLQVELLRRYRSGDDDELVQRGILLTMNGLASALRNSG; encoded by the coding sequence ATGGTTGACGTTTCCGACATCGCGCTGGAACCGATCGGCGCCGTGCAACGGACGCTGGTCGGTCGCGAGGCGACCGAGCCGATGCGTGCCGACATCAGGCTGCTGGGCGCGATCCTCGGCGACACCGTGCGCGAGCAGAACGGCGACGAGGTTTTCGACCTCGTGGAACGCGCCCGAGTCGAATCGTTCCGGGTGCGCCGCTCCGAGATCGACCGGGCCGACCTGGCGCGGATGTTCTTTCGCATCGACATTCACCAAGCGCTCCCGGTCATCCGTGCGTTCAGCCACTTCGCGCTGCTGGCCAATGTGGCCGAGGACATCCACCGGGAGCGCCGCCGTGCGATCCACGTCGCCGCAGGCGAGCCGCCGCAGGACAGCAGCCTGGCCGCCACTTACGCGAAACTCGATGGGGCCGAACTGGATTCGGCCACGGTTTCCGATGCGCTGCGGGATGCCCTGATCTCCCCGGTGATCACCGCGCACCCCACCGAAACCCGGCGGCGCACCGTCTTCGTCACCCAGCACCGGATCACCCAGCTGATGCGGTTGCACGCGGAGGGGCACACCGAAACCGACGACGGCCGCAACGTCGAGCGCGAGTTGCGCCGCCAGGTCCTCACCCTGTGGCAGACCGCGCTGCTCCGGTTGTCCCGGCTGCAGATCACCGACGAGATCGAGGTGGGGCTGCGCTATTACCCCGCCGCCTTCTTCCAGGTCATCCCGCAGGTCAATGCCGAGGTGCGCGACGCGTTGCGGGCGCGCTGGCCCGACACCGATCTGCTCGCCGCCCCGATCCTGCGGCCGGGCTCCTGGATCGGTGGCGACCGCGACGGCAATCCGAACGTGACGGGCGATGTGGTGCGCGAGGCCACCGGCAGCGCCGCGTTCACCGCGCTGTCGCATTACCTGGCCGAACTCACCGCCCTCGAGCAGGATCTATCGATGTCCGCCCGACTCGTGGCCGTGACCCCCGGGCTGGCCGAACTGGCCGAGGGCTGCCAAGAGAAGGCCCGCGCCGACGAGCCGTACCGGCGGGCGGTGCGGGTGATCCGCGCCCGGCTGACCGCGACCGCCGCCGAGATCCTGGACCGCCAACCGCAGAACGAGCTCAACCTCGGCCTGACACGGTATTCCGACCCGGCCGAACTGCAGGCAGATCTGGACACGATCGACCAGTCGCTGCGCACCCACGGCAGCGCGCTGCTGGCCGACGACCGGCTGGCCCTGTTGCGAGAAGGCGTGAGCGTCTTCGGGTTTCACTTGAGCGGGCTGGACCTGCGGCAGAATTCCGACGTCCACGAAGAGGTGGTGGGGGAGTTGCTGGCGTGGGCCGGGGTGCACCCGGACTACGGCTCGCTGCCCGAGGACGAGCGCGTCGAACTGCTGGTCGGCGAACTGGCCACCCGCCGTCCCTTGGTCGGCGATCGGGTGCTGGGGGTGCCGCCCGCGTGCGGGGGCCTGTCCGACCTGGCCCGCAAGGAGCTCGAGGTCGTCAGCGCCGCGGCGCACGCCGTCGGGCGCTACGGTGCGGCCGCCGTCCCGAACTACGTCATCTCCATGTGCCGCTCGGTGTCCGACGTCTTAGAGGTGGCGATCCTGCTGAAAGAGGCTGGGCTGCTGGACGCCTCGGGGCCGGAACCGTATTGCCCGGTGGCCATTTCGCCGCTCTTCGAGACGATCGAGGACCTGCACAACGGCGCGGCCATCCTGCAGGCGATGCTGGAGCTTCCGCTGTACCGGGCGGTCGTCGACGCGCAGGGCGGACGCCATGAGGTGATGCTCGGCTACTCCGACTCGAACAAGGACGGCGGTTACCTGGCCTCCAGCTGGGCGGTCTACCGAGCCGAGCTGGCCCTGGTCGAGGTCGCGCGCAAAGCGGGAATCCGGTTGCGGCTCTTCCACGGTCGCGGCGGCACCGTCGGCCGCGGCGGTGGGCCGAGCTACCAGGCCATCCTGGCGCAACCGCCGGGCGCGGTGAACGGCTCGCTGCGGCTCACCGAGCAGGGCGAGGTGATCGCCGCCAAGTACGCCGAACCCCAGGCGGCGCGGCGCAACCTGGAGAGCTTGGTGGCGGCCACGCTGGAGTCGACGCTGCTCGACGTCGAGGGCCTCGGCGACGCGGCGGAGCCGGCCTACGCGGTGCTCGACGAAGTCGCCGGCCTGGCGCAGCGCGCATACACCGAATTGGTGCACGACACACCGGGTTTCGTCGAGTACTTCATGGCTTCCACGCCGGTCAGCGAGATCGGTTCGTTGAACATCGGCAGCCGCCCGACGTCACGCAAACCGACGTCGTCGATCGCGGACCTGCGCGCCATCCCGTGGGTGCTCGCGTGGAGCCAATCCCGCGTCATGCTTCCCGGCTGGTATGGCACCGGCTCGGCGTTCGAGCAGTGGATCGCGGCTGGCCCGGAAAGCGAAGACGAGCGCGTGGCGGTCCTGCACGGACTGTACGAGCGGTGGCCGTTCTTCGCCAGCGTGCTGTCCAACATGGCGCAGGTGCTGGCCAAGAGCGACCTCGGCCTGGCGGCCCGGTACGCCGAACTGGTGGACGACGAGGAACTGCGGCGCCGGGTGTTCGACAAGATCGTCGACGAGCACCGGCGAACCATCGCGATGCACAAGCTCATCACCGGTCAGGACGATCTGTTGGCCGACAACCCGGCGCTGGCCCGTTCCGTGTTCAACCGGTTTCCGTATCTCGAACCGCTCAACCACCTGCAGGTCGAGCTGCTGCGCCGCTACCGCTCCGGCGATGACGACGAACTGGTGCAGCGCGGCATCCTGTTGACGATGAACGGGCTGGCCAGCGCGCTGCGCAACAGCGGGTGA
- the pgl gene encoding 6-phosphogluconolactonase — MSTIIEVFPEGHALIEAAAARLAETIRTAVAARDRALVVLTGGSNGIGLLKSLAGREIAWPKVHLFWGDERYVPEDDDERNDKQAREALLDRIDIPSSHVHTMPASDGEFGTDIAAAALAYEQLLAANAEPGQPVPNFDVHLLGMGPEGHINSLFPDTPAVLETSRMVVPVEDSPKPPPQRITLTLPAVQRSREVWLMVSGASKADAVAAAIGGAAPVSVPAAGAIGQETTLWLLDEEAAAKLPARPGQPA, encoded by the coding sequence GTGAGCACCATCATCGAAGTTTTTCCGGAAGGTCACGCCCTGATCGAGGCGGCCGCCGCCCGGCTGGCCGAGACCATCCGCACCGCCGTGGCGGCCCGGGACCGGGCACTCGTCGTGCTGACCGGCGGCAGTAACGGCATCGGGTTGCTCAAGTCGTTGGCGGGGCGCGAGATCGCCTGGCCCAAGGTGCACCTGTTCTGGGGTGACGAACGCTACGTCCCCGAGGACGACGACGAGCGCAACGACAAGCAGGCGCGCGAGGCGTTGCTGGACCGGATCGACATTCCGTCCAGCCATGTGCACACGATGCCGGCCAGCGACGGCGAATTCGGCACCGACATCGCCGCCGCGGCACTGGCCTACGAGCAGCTGCTGGCGGCCAACGCCGAACCCGGCCAGCCGGTTCCGAATTTCGACGTGCACCTGTTGGGCATGGGGCCGGAGGGCCACATCAACTCGCTGTTCCCGGATACCCCCGCCGTGCTGGAAACCAGCCGCATGGTGGTCCCGGTCGAGGACTCCCCGAAGCCGCCTCCCCAGCGAATCACCTTGACCCTGCCCGCGGTTCAGCGTTCACGCGAGGTGTGGCTGATGGTGTCGGGAGCGTCGAAGGCCGACGCGGTGGCCGCGGCCATCGGCGGCGCCGCCCCGGTTTCGGTGCCCGCAGCCGGCGCGATCGGCCAGGAAACCACGCTGTGGCTGCTCGACGAGGAGGCGGCGGCCAAACTGCCCGCTCGCCCGGGTCAGCCGGCCTAG
- a CDS encoding PAS and ANTAR domain-containing protein, with product MVTDFSRPKPADPVVQALAAGSPQRMGTFRFYFDGERWEWCEQVARLHGYEPGTVTPTTELVLSHKHPDDRKQIAATLDDIRRTQGAFGTRHRIIDVQGHVHDVVVIGNRLLDAAGKVVGTEGFYVDVTPTEHVDQEALTAEVAKFSKNRAVIEQAKGMLMVIYGIDDKTAFGLLRWRSQQHNVKLRPLARQIVTEFLALSRRDSHPLRSAYDDIVLTAHLRVGPQVC from the coding sequence ATGGTTACGGATTTCAGCAGACCGAAGCCCGCCGACCCGGTTGTTCAGGCGTTGGCGGCCGGTTCGCCGCAACGCATGGGGACGTTCCGCTTCTACTTCGACGGCGAACGCTGGGAGTGGTGCGAACAGGTGGCACGGTTACACGGCTACGAGCCGGGCACCGTGACACCGACAACGGAGTTGGTGCTATCGCACAAGCATCCCGACGACCGCAAGCAGATCGCGGCCACGCTGGATGACATCCGCCGCACCCAGGGTGCGTTCGGCACGCGGCATCGGATCATCGACGTGCAGGGCCACGTCCACGACGTCGTCGTGATCGGCAACCGGCTCCTGGATGCGGCGGGCAAGGTCGTCGGCACGGAAGGCTTCTACGTCGACGTGACGCCCACCGAGCACGTGGACCAGGAGGCCCTGACCGCCGAAGTGGCGAAGTTCAGCAAGAACCGCGCCGTCATCGAACAGGCCAAGGGCATGCTGATGGTGATCTACGGGATCGACGACAAGACAGCGTTCGGGTTGCTGAGGTGGCGATCCCAGCAGCACAACGTCAAGCTGCGCCCGCTGGCACGACAGATCGTCACCGAGTTTCTGGCCTTGTCGCGCAGGGACTCCCACCCCCTTCGGTCCGCTTACGACGACATCGTGCTGACCGCTCATCTGCGGGTCGGCCCGCAGGTCTGCTGA
- the gap gene encoding type I glyceraldehyde-3-phosphate dehydrogenase — protein sequence MTVRVGVNGFGRIGRNFYRALLGQQEQGTADIEVVAVNDITDNHTLAHLLKFDSILGRLPFDVSLEGQDTIVVGPHKIKALEVREGPAALPWGDLGVDVVVESTGLFTNAAKAKGHLDAGAKKVIISAPATDEDITIVLGVNDDKYDGSQNIISNASCTTNCLGPLAKVLNDEFGIVKGLMTTVHAYTQDQNLQDGPHKDLRRARAAALNIVPTSTGAAKAIGLVLPELKGKLDGYALRVPIPTGSVTDLTAELSKAASAEDINAAFKAAAEGKLKGILKYYDAPIVSSDIVTDPHSSIFDSGLTKVIDNQAKVVSWYDNEWGYSNRLVDLVALVGKSL from the coding sequence GTGACGGTCCGAGTAGGCGTCAACGGCTTCGGCCGAATCGGACGCAACTTCTACCGGGCCCTGCTGGGCCAACAGGAGCAGGGCACCGCTGACATCGAGGTGGTGGCGGTCAACGACATCACCGACAACCACACACTGGCGCACCTGCTCAAATTCGACTCGATCCTGGGCCGGCTGCCCTTCGACGTCAGCCTGGAAGGCCAGGACACCATCGTCGTGGGCCCGCACAAGATCAAGGCGCTCGAGGTCCGGGAGGGCCCGGCGGCGCTGCCGTGGGGCGACCTGGGTGTGGACGTCGTCGTGGAGTCCACCGGCCTGTTCACCAACGCGGCCAAGGCCAAGGGCCACCTGGACGCCGGCGCCAAGAAGGTGATCATCTCGGCGCCCGCCACCGACGAGGACATCACCATCGTCCTGGGCGTCAACGACGACAAGTACGACGGCAGCCAGAACATCATCTCCAACGCGTCGTGCACCACGAACTGCCTCGGGCCGCTGGCCAAGGTTCTCAACGACGAGTTCGGCATCGTCAAGGGCCTGATGACCACCGTGCACGCCTACACCCAGGACCAGAACCTGCAGGACGGCCCGCACAAGGACCTGCGCCGGGCGCGCGCCGCGGCGCTGAACATCGTGCCGACCTCGACCGGTGCGGCCAAGGCCATCGGGCTGGTACTGCCCGAACTGAAGGGCAAGCTCGACGGTTACGCGCTGCGGGTGCCGATCCCCACCGGCTCGGTGACCGACCTCACGGCCGAGTTGTCCAAGGCCGCCAGCGCCGAAGACATCAACGCGGCCTTCAAGGCCGCCGCCGAGGGCAAGCTGAAGGGCATCCTGAAGTACTACGACGCCCCGATCGTCTCCAGCGACATCGTCACCGATCCGCACAGCTCGATCTTCGACTCCGGTCTGACCAAGGTGATCGACAACCAGGCCAAGGTGGTGTCCTGGTACGACAACGAGTGGGGGTACTCCAACCGCCTCGTTGACCTCGTCGCGCTGGTCGGCAAGTCACTGTAG
- the secG gene encoding preprotein translocase subunit SecG, producing MELALQITLVVTSVLVVLLVLLHRAKGGGLSTLFGGGVQSSLSGSTVVEKNLDRLTLFITGIWLVSIIGVALLIKYR from the coding sequence ATGGAGTTGGCTCTGCAGATCACCCTGGTGGTCACCAGCGTGCTGGTGGTGTTGCTGGTGCTGCTGCACCGCGCCAAGGGTGGCGGCCTGTCGACGCTGTTCGGTGGCGGTGTGCAGTCCAGTCTTTCCGGCTCGACGGTCGTGGAGAAGAACCTGGACCGGTTGACGCTGTTCATCACCGGCATCTGGCTGGTTTCCATCATCGGGGTGGCGCTGCTCATCAAGTACCGGTGA